The following coding sequences lie in one Cyanobacterium stanieri LEGE 03274 genomic window:
- a CDS encoding DnaJ domain-containing protein yields MQIPLDYYRILGVPLQAEGDLINQAYEDRILQLPRSEYSASAIASRQNLIKLAHGVLQDEEKRQQYDDEIFPSNAAAVINGDGDMDMSIDDAVSLSETSIPNPTIEVDGDLLLGALMMLQELGEYELLLNIAQSFLEGKESLTEISSDTNELQSWWQDLILTVISAYLDLAKEKWHQREYENASLYLLTADAILEQQNVFSHIRQEIDHDLQKVRPYEIIELVSKSDSQLVDRQKAIALLQQMLNSREGIEGQKEDQSGLNTEDFLRFLQEVRTYLTPLEQEELFKQEAERPSMAATYLTVNALIVRGFIERKPELLIQAQNILNHINQYQDVYLEQSICSLLLGNIRKAELLLNQSYETEKVKYIKELSQGSPDLVPGLIFYTENWFKKELFPQFKNLERESLSVQEYFNDTRVQKALEKIAPPETPSLDEDDPLSLLQEDYSSPLEQSEEISPEV; encoded by the coding sequence GTGCAAATACCCCTAGACTATTACCGCATCCTTGGTGTGCCTCTACAGGCAGAGGGTGATTTAATTAATCAGGCATACGAAGATCGTATCTTACAATTGCCCCGTAGTGAATATAGCGCCTCGGCGATCGCCTCTCGTCAAAACCTAATTAAACTGGCCCATGGCGTCTTGCAGGATGAAGAAAAACGTCAACAATATGATGATGAAATTTTTCCGAGTAATGCGGCGGCGGTGATTAACGGAGACGGAGACATGGATATGAGCATAGATGATGCGGTGAGTCTCTCAGAAACCTCTATCCCTAACCCTACCATTGAAGTAGATGGAGATTTACTCCTCGGGGCTTTGATGATGTTACAGGAGTTAGGGGAATATGAATTACTACTCAATATTGCCCAATCTTTTTTAGAGGGCAAGGAGTCTCTTACGGAAATTAGCAGCGACACCAATGAGTTACAGTCATGGTGGCAAGATTTAATTTTAACCGTCATCAGTGCTTATTTAGATTTGGCTAAGGAAAAATGGCATCAAAGGGAATATGAAAATGCTAGTCTTTATCTTTTGACGGCGGATGCTATCCTAGAGCAACAAAATGTCTTTAGTCATATTCGTCAAGAAATTGACCATGATTTACAAAAAGTTCGTCCCTATGAAATTATTGAATTAGTTTCAAAATCCGATAGTCAATTAGTGGATCGACAAAAGGCGATCGCCCTGCTCCAACAAATGCTAAACTCCAGAGAAGGCATAGAAGGACAAAAAGAAGATCAATCAGGGTTAAACACCGAAGATTTTCTCCGATTTTTACAGGAAGTTAGAACCTATCTCACCCCCCTCGAACAAGAGGAATTATTTAAACAAGAAGCCGAGCGCCCCTCCATGGCGGCCACCTATCTCACTGTTAATGCCCTCATTGTCAGGGGATTTATCGAAAGAAAACCAGAACTTCTTATCCAAGCCCAAAATATCCTTAACCATATCAATCAATATCAGGATGTCTATCTTGAACAGTCCATCTGTTCGTTATTATTAGGTAATATTCGTAAAGCCGAACTACTTTTAAATCAAAGCTACGAAACCGAAAAAGTTAAGTATATCAAAGAACTTTCCCAAGGTTCGCCAGACTTAGTACCAGGATTGATTTTTTATACCGAAAATTGGTTTAAAAAGGAACTATTTCCCCAATTTAAAAACCTTGAAAGGGAATCTCTCTCAGTTCAAGAATATTTCAATGATACTAGGGTACAAAAAGCCCTCGAAAAAATTGCTCCCCCCGAAACCCCTTCCCTAGATGAAGATGATCCCTTATCCTTATTACAAGAAGACTACTCCTCCCCATTAGAACAATCAGAGGAAATCTCCCCCGAAGT